Proteins from a genomic interval of Streptomyces sp. Tu6071:
- the ndk gene encoding nucleoside-diphosphate kinase has protein sequence MSQRTLVLLKPDAVRRGLVGEVIGRIERKAGWSVTALELRELDRGTLETHYAEHVGKPFYEPLVAFMLSGPVVALVVEGERVIEGVRTLAGPTDPIAAAPGSIRGDFGTIVRENLIHASDSEDSAERELKIFFPGRF, from the coding sequence ATGTCCCAGCGCACGCTCGTTCTGCTCAAGCCCGACGCCGTACGTCGTGGGCTGGTGGGGGAGGTCATCGGCCGGATCGAGCGCAAGGCCGGCTGGAGCGTCACCGCGCTCGAACTGCGCGAGCTGGACCGCGGGACGCTGGAGACGCACTACGCCGAGCACGTGGGCAAGCCCTTCTACGAGCCGCTCGTCGCGTTCATGCTCTCCGGCCCTGTCGTCGCGCTCGTCGTCGAGGGCGAGCGGGTCATCGAGGGCGTCCGTACGCTCGCCGGTCCGACCGACCCGATCGCCGCGGCGCCCGGCTCGATCCGCGGGGACTTCGGCACCATCGTGCGCGAGAACCTCATCCACGCCTCGGACTCCGAGGACTCCGCCGAACGCGAGCTGAAGATCTTCTTCCCCGGCCGCTTCTGA
- a CDS encoding DUF4233 domain-containing protein produces MRTLCASTLIGEFLIIGFAGLVAMKMDDLGQGTVWGVCGGAMLLCVLLCGVVTRPAGVALGWVLQVALFLSGFVVPVMFILGAAFGGLWWASVKYGRKIDEAKARFAALAAQEESAASAG; encoded by the coding sequence GTGCGGACGCTCTGCGCTTCGACGCTCATCGGCGAGTTCCTCATCATCGGCTTCGCCGGTCTCGTCGCGATGAAGATGGACGACCTCGGGCAGGGCACGGTGTGGGGGGTGTGCGGGGGCGCGATGCTCCTGTGCGTACTGCTCTGCGGAGTGGTGACGCGCCCCGCGGGGGTCGCGCTCGGGTGGGTGTTGCAGGTGGCGCTGTTCCTCTCGGGGTTCGTCGTGCCGGTGATGTTCATCCTGGGGGCGGCGTTCGGCGGGCTGTGGTGGGCTTCCGTGAAGTACGGGCGGAAGATCGACGAGGCAAAGGCGCGGTTCGCCGCTCTGGCCGCTCAGGAGGAATCGGCGGCCTCCGCGGGATGA
- the mreD gene encoding rod shape-determining protein MreD has protein sequence MRLNRILLSTALVVVALMIQVSVLARLQLPGAVPDLLLLTVLGLALVYGHLAGAFIGFGAGLLADLAPPADHAAGRYALVLCLVGYVAGLFRPEHGRMRSVFVPLVVVVGAAIGSTLLYAGVGALVGDTAARHVGLAGLLTTATIYDLVLAPFIVPFVMWLARRSENDPLGESAGGGTARGADVAAGWLASGTGLSIGGGARGGLRGRMGKARMARATRNSGRIKGVKRL, from the coding sequence ATGCGCCTCAACCGGATTCTGCTCTCCACCGCCCTGGTGGTCGTCGCCCTCATGATCCAGGTCAGCGTGCTGGCCCGGCTCCAGCTCCCGGGCGCCGTGCCCGACCTGCTGCTCCTCACCGTGCTCGGGCTCGCCCTCGTCTACGGGCACCTCGCGGGCGCCTTCATCGGCTTCGGCGCCGGACTGCTCGCCGACCTCGCGCCACCCGCCGACCACGCCGCCGGCAGGTACGCGCTCGTGCTGTGCCTCGTCGGCTACGTCGCCGGGCTCTTCCGCCCCGAGCACGGGCGGATGCGGTCCGTCTTCGTGCCGCTCGTCGTGGTCGTCGGCGCGGCCATCGGCTCGACGCTCCTGTACGCGGGCGTCGGCGCCCTCGTCGGGGACACCGCCGCCCGCCACGTGGGCCTCGCGGGGCTCCTGACGACGGCGACGATCTACGACCTCGTCCTCGCCCCGTTCATCGTGCCCTTCGTCATGTGGCTGGCCCGCCGCTCCGAGAACGACCCGCTCGGCGAGAGCGCGGGCGGTGGCACGGCGCGCGGCGCCGATGTCGCGGCCGGCTGGCTCGCCTCGGGCACCGGGCTCAGCATCGGCGGCGGCGCACGCGGCGGACTGCGCGGTCGCATGGGCAAGGCCCGCATGGCACGCGCGACCCGCAACAGCGGGCGCATCAAGGGGGTGAAGCGGCTGTGA
- a CDS encoding valine--tRNA ligase: MTENSQQTPAPASDLPTQYTPADVEGPLYERWVERGYFEADAKSEKPPYTIVIPPPNVTGSLHLGHAFEHTLIDALTRRKRMQGFETLWQPGMDHAGIATQNKVEQQLAGEGKSRHDLGREAFIARVWQWKEEFGGKILGQMRRLGDGVDWSRERFTMDEGLSQAVQTIFKKLYDDELIYRAERIINWCPRCLTAISDIEVEYQDDDGELVSMRYGDGDESIVVATTRAETMLGDTAVAVHPDDERYRHLIGKLIKLPLTDRSIPVVADAHVDPEFGTGAVKVTPAHDPNDFEIGRRHELPTLTVMNERAIITVPGPFEGLDRFEARSAIVAALREDGRIVAEKRPYVHSVGHCSRCGTAVEPRLSMQWWVKVGPLAKAAGDAVRDGRVKIHPQEMEKRYFDWVDNLHDWCISRQLWWGHRIPVWYGPAGEIVCVGPGEEPPSGEGWHQETDVLDTWFSSGLWPFSTLGWPEQTDSVAKFYPNSTLVTGYDILFFWVARMMMFGLYAMDGTPPFSEIVLHGMVRDQNGKKMSKSFGNAVDPLDWMDKYGSDALRFTLARGANPGVDVPIGEEWVQGSRNFTNKLWNATRFALMNGATVEGALPPAERLSATDRWILSRLGEVTAQADALYDDYQFAKLSDLLFHFAWDEVFDWYVELSKSVFQAGGRPAEDARRVLGEVLDVTLRLLHPIVPFVTETLWTTLTGRESIVVTDWPKDSGFRDAAAEAEIATLQRVITEVRRFRGDQGLQPGQRVPARLDLDGTPLAAHEPAIRQLLRLQPEGEGFTATATLPIEGAQVALDLSGTIDVAAERKRLTKDLAAAEKEKAQAEGKLGNEAFLGKAPEPVVEKIRGRLRKAEEDIVRLTGQLEKLPQG, from the coding sequence GTGACCGAGAATTCTCAGCAGACTCCAGCGCCCGCCTCCGACCTGCCGACCCAGTACACGCCGGCCGACGTAGAGGGGCCGCTGTACGAGCGCTGGGTGGAGCGCGGCTACTTCGAGGCCGACGCGAAGAGTGAGAAGCCCCCGTACACCATCGTCATCCCGCCGCCCAACGTCACCGGCTCCCTCCACCTGGGCCACGCCTTCGAGCACACGCTCATCGACGCCCTCACCCGCCGCAAGCGCATGCAGGGGTTCGAGACGCTGTGGCAGCCCGGCATGGACCACGCGGGCATCGCGACCCAGAACAAGGTCGAGCAGCAGCTCGCCGGTGAGGGCAAGTCCCGCCACGACCTCGGCCGCGAGGCGTTCATCGCGCGCGTGTGGCAGTGGAAGGAGGAGTTCGGCGGGAAGATCCTCGGCCAGATGCGCCGCCTCGGCGACGGCGTCGACTGGTCCCGCGAGCGCTTCACGATGGACGAGGGCCTCTCGCAGGCCGTCCAGACCATCTTCAAGAAGCTCTACGACGACGAGCTGATCTACCGCGCCGAACGCATCATCAACTGGTGCCCGCGCTGTCTCACCGCGATCTCCGACATCGAGGTCGAGTACCAGGACGACGACGGCGAACTCGTCTCGATGCGGTACGGGGACGGGGACGAGTCCATCGTCGTCGCCACGACCCGCGCCGAGACGATGCTCGGTGACACCGCCGTCGCGGTCCACCCCGACGACGAGCGCTACCGGCACCTCATCGGCAAGCTCATCAAGCTGCCGCTGACCGACCGCTCCATCCCCGTCGTCGCCGACGCGCACGTCGACCCCGAATTCGGCACGGGTGCCGTCAAGGTCACCCCGGCGCACGACCCCAACGACTTCGAGATCGGCCGTCGCCACGAGCTGCCGACCCTCACCGTCATGAACGAGCGCGCGATCATCACCGTCCCCGGCCCCTTCGAGGGCCTGGACCGCTTCGAGGCCCGCTCGGCGATCGTCGCCGCGCTGCGCGAGGACGGCCGGATCGTCGCCGAGAAGCGCCCCTACGTCCACTCCGTCGGGCACTGCTCGCGCTGCGGCACCGCCGTCGAGCCGCGCCTGTCGATGCAGTGGTGGGTCAAGGTCGGCCCGCTCGCGAAGGCGGCCGGCGACGCCGTCCGCGATGGACGCGTCAAGATCCACCCGCAGGAGATGGAGAAGCGGTACTTCGACTGGGTCGACAACCTGCACGACTGGTGCATCTCGCGCCAGCTCTGGTGGGGCCACCGCATCCCCGTCTGGTACGGGCCCGCGGGCGAGATCGTCTGCGTCGGCCCCGGCGAGGAGCCGCCGAGCGGCGAGGGCTGGCACCAGGAGACCGACGTCCTCGACACCTGGTTCTCCTCCGGCCTGTGGCCCTTCTCGACCCTCGGCTGGCCCGAACAGACCGACAGCGTCGCGAAGTTCTACCCGAACTCCACGCTCGTCACCGGCTACGACATCCTCTTCTTCTGGGTCGCCCGGATGATGATGTTCGGCCTCTACGCGATGGACGGCACCCCGCCGTTCTCCGAGATCGTCCTGCACGGCATGGTCCGTGACCAGAACGGCAAGAAGATGTCGAAGTCCTTCGGCAACGCCGTCGACCCGCTCGACTGGATGGACAAGTACGGCTCCGACGCGCTGCGCTTCACGCTCGCGCGCGGCGCCAACCCGGGCGTCGACGTGCCGATCGGTGAGGAGTGGGTCCAGGGCTCCCGCAACTTCACCAACAAGCTGTGGAACGCGACCCGCTTCGCGCTCATGAACGGCGCCACCGTCGAGGGCGCACTGCCGCCCGCCGAGCGGCTTTCCGCGACCGACCGGTGGATTCTCTCGCGGCTCGGCGAGGTCACCGCGCAGGCCGACGCGCTCTACGACGACTACCAGTTCGCGAAGCTCTCCGACCTCCTCTTCCACTTCGCGTGGGACGAGGTCTTCGACTGGTACGTGGAGCTGTCGAAGTCCGTCTTCCAGGCGGGCGGGCGGCCGGCCGAGGACGCGCGCCGCGTGCTCGGCGAGGTCCTGGACGTCACCCTGCGCCTCCTCCACCCGATCGTCCCCTTCGTCACCGAGACGCTGTGGACGACGCTCACCGGGCGCGAGTCGATCGTCGTCACCGACTGGCCGAAGGACTCCGGCTTCCGGGACGCCGCGGCCGAGGCGGAGATCGCCACGCTCCAGCGCGTCATCACGGAGGTCCGCCGCTTCCGCGGCGACCAGGGCCTCCAGCCCGGCCAGCGGGTCCCGGCCCGCCTGGACCTGGACGGCACGCCGCTCGCGGCGCACGAACCGGCCATCCGCCAGCTCCTGCGCCTCCAGCCCGAGGGCGAGGGCTTCACGGCCACCGCGACGCTCCCGATCGAGGGCGCGCAGGTCGCGCTCGACCTCTCCGGGACGATCGACGTCGCCGCGGAGCGGAAGCGGCTCACGAAGGACCTCGCCGCGGCCGAGAAGGAGAAGGCGCAGGCCGAGGGGAAGCTCGGCAACGAGGCGTTCCTCGGCAAGGCGCCGGAGCCCGTCGTGGAGAAGATCCGCGGACGGCTGCGGAAGGCCGAGGAGGACATCGTGCGCCTGACGGGGCAGCTGGAGAAGCTGCCGCAGGGCTGA
- the mreC gene encoding rod shape-determining protein MreC has protein sequence MRDTRESRLLLVLLIVIAFALITIDIRGGEDSPVDGARQAASAVFGPVEKGVSGAVDPVGNAIGAVRDSDTRHNRISALERENAELKQRLGSDSRNRSRVRQLDTMLQRAGAGQYGIKAAEVIGIGAAQGFSWTVTIDAGTRDGIKRDMTVLNGEGLVGRVTTVGPSSATVLLANDPDFTVGTRLEKTDELGFASGRGDRPLAVQMLNGKAKVKKGDQLVTFGSQADKPFVPGVPVGRVVRVDPSGGDLTRTVYVDPFVGFTKLDLVGIVVQAPRKDPRDAVLPAKPKPQPTPTVTVTATPPGTKPSGAPSGAPTGAAGAGDGDQE, from the coding sequence GTGAGGGACACACGAGAGAGCCGGCTGCTCCTGGTGCTGCTGATCGTCATCGCGTTCGCACTGATCACGATCGACATCCGCGGTGGCGAGGACTCTCCGGTGGACGGCGCCCGGCAGGCCGCCTCCGCCGTCTTCGGACCGGTCGAGAAGGGCGTCTCCGGCGCCGTCGACCCGGTCGGCAACGCGATCGGCGCGGTCCGCGACTCGGACACGCGCCACAACCGCATCAGCGCCCTGGAGCGCGAGAACGCCGAGCTGAAGCAGCGCCTCGGCAGCGACTCCCGCAACCGCAGCAGAGTCCGGCAGCTCGACACCATGCTCCAGCGGGCGGGCGCCGGGCAGTACGGCATCAAGGCCGCCGAGGTCATCGGCATAGGAGCGGCCCAGGGCTTCTCCTGGACCGTGACCATCGACGCGGGCACGCGCGACGGCATCAAGCGCGACATGACGGTGCTCAACGGCGAGGGACTCGTCGGGCGGGTCACCACGGTCGGCCCGTCGAGCGCCACCGTCCTGCTCGCCAACGACCCCGACTTCACGGTCGGCACGCGCCTGGAGAAGACCGACGAACTCGGCTTCGCCTCCGGGCGCGGGGACCGGCCGCTCGCGGTGCAGATGCTCAACGGCAAGGCCAAGGTGAAGAAGGGCGACCAGCTCGTCACCTTCGGCTCGCAGGCCGACAAGCCCTTCGTGCCCGGCGTCCCCGTCGGCCGCGTCGTCCGCGTCGACCCCTCGGGCGGCGACCTCACCCGCACCGTCTACGTCGATCCCTTCGTCGGCTTCACGAAGCTCGACCTCGTCGGCATCGTCGTCCAGGCTCCGCGCAAGGACCCGCGCGACGCGGTCCTGCCGGCGAAGCCCAAGCCCCAGCCCACCCCCACCGTCACCGTCACGGCCACGCCCCCCGGCACCAAGCCCTCGGGCGCCCCCTCCGGCGCGCCCACGGGCGCCGCCGGGGCCGGCGACGGCGACCAGGAGTAG
- a CDS encoding rod shape-determining protein, producing the protein MDIGIDLGTANTLLYVRGKGIVLNEPSVVAVRQGRKGTTVAVGTEAKETLGRSPGTITAVRPLEAGVISDFDATEEMIRYFIRKAAPRRSTRIRLVVCVPSGVTPVERRALVRASHSAGARSVYVIEEPMAAAIGAGLPVGDARGSMVVDIGGGTTEVAVLSLGGLVTARSLRVGGHVLDTAVTDHVRKKHGLLIGERTAENVKIAIGSAWPVPEDPELEGRTYEVRGREKIAGLPRRVELTAPEIRRALDEPVEAMIRALRETLEECPPELAGDLMEHGIVLTGGGALLPGLDLRMSSATGIPVFVADEPLECVARGCGECVDHFDTLRDVLQEG; encoded by the coding sequence ATGGACATAGGCATTGATCTCGGCACCGCGAACACCCTTCTGTATGTGCGGGGCAAGGGCATCGTGCTGAACGAACCCTCGGTCGTCGCGGTGCGCCAGGGCCGCAAGGGCACGACTGTCGCCGTGGGCACCGAGGCGAAGGAGACGCTGGGCCGCTCCCCCGGCACGATCACGGCGGTGCGGCCCCTGGAGGCGGGCGTCATCAGCGACTTCGACGCGACCGAGGAGATGATCCGGTACTTCATCCGCAAGGCGGCGCCGCGCCGTTCGACGCGGATCAGGCTCGTCGTGTGCGTCCCGAGCGGCGTCACGCCCGTCGAGCGCCGGGCGCTCGTGCGGGCCTCGCACTCGGCGGGGGCGCGGAGCGTGTACGTGATCGAGGAGCCGATGGCCGCGGCGATCGGCGCGGGCCTGCCGGTCGGCGACGCGCGCGGCTCGATGGTCGTCGACATCGGCGGCGGTACGACGGAGGTCGCCGTCCTCTCGCTCGGCGGCCTCGTCACGGCACGCTCGCTGCGGGTCGGGGGCCATGTCCTGGACACCGCCGTGACCGACCACGTGCGCAAGAAGCACGGTCTGCTCATCGGCGAGCGCACCGCCGAGAACGTCAAGATCGCGATCGGGTCGGCCTGGCCCGTGCCCGAGGACCCCGAGCTGGAGGGGCGCACGTACGAGGTGCGGGGCCGCGAGAAGATCGCGGGGCTGCCGCGCCGGGTCGAGCTGACCGCCCCCGAGATCCGCCGGGCACTCGACGAGCCCGTGGAGGCGATGATCCGGGCGCTGCGCGAGACGCTGGAGGAGTGCCCGCCCGAGCTGGCGGGCGACCTCATGGAGCACGGGATCGTGCTGACCGGGGGCGGCGCGCTGCTCCCGGGGCTGGATCTGCGGATGTCCTCGGCGACCGGTATCCCCGTGTTCGTCGCCGACGAGCCGCTGGAGTGCGTGGCGCGGGGCTGCGGGGAGTGCGTGGACCACTTCGACACCCTGCGGGACGTGCTCCAGGAGGGGTGA
- a CDS encoding rod shape-determining protein, translating into MSFIGRDMAVDLGTANTLVYVRGRGIVLNEPSVVAINTNTGGILAVGAEAKKMIGRTPGNIVAVRPLKDGVIADFEITERMLRYFIVKIHKRRYLARPRIVVCVPSGITGVERRAVIEAATQAGARQVHIIEEPMAAAIGAGLPVHEATGNMVVDIGGGTTEVAVISLGGIVTAQSIRVAGDELDNAIIQHIKKEYSLLLGERTAEQIKITIGSAYDLENDEHTEIRGRDLVSGLPKTVVISAGEVRKAIEEPVNAIVDAVKTTLDKCPPELSGDVMDRGIVLTGGGALLRGLDERLRRETGMPIHIAEDPLDSVALGSGKCVEEFEALQQVLDAQPRR; encoded by the coding sequence ATGTCGTTCATCGGCCGTGATATGGCTGTCGACCTCGGGACCGCCAACACGCTGGTGTACGTGAGGGGCCGAGGGATCGTTCTCAACGAGCCGTCCGTCGTCGCGATCAACACCAATACGGGCGGAATCCTCGCCGTCGGTGCGGAAGCGAAGAAGATGATCGGCCGCACCCCCGGGAACATCGTCGCCGTCCGCCCCCTCAAGGACGGCGTGATCGCCGACTTCGAGATCACGGAGCGGATGCTCCGCTACTTCATCGTCAAGATCCACAAGCGCCGCTACCTCGCCCGCCCCCGCATCGTCGTCTGCGTGCCCTCCGGTATCACCGGGGTCGAGCGCCGCGCGGTGATCGAGGCGGCGACCCAGGCCGGGGCGCGGCAGGTGCACATCATCGAGGAGCCGATGGCCGCGGCGATCGGCGCCGGGCTCCCGGTGCACGAGGCGACCGGCAACATGGTCGTCGACATCGGCGGCGGCACCACCGAGGTCGCCGTCATCTCGCTCGGCGGCATCGTCACCGCGCAGTCCATCCGCGTCGCGGGCGACGAGCTGGACAACGCGATCATCCAGCACATCAAGAAGGAGTACAGCCTCCTCCTCGGCGAGCGCACCGCCGAGCAGATCAAGATCACCATCGGTTCGGCGTACGACCTGGAGAACGACGAGCACACCGAGATCCGTGGCCGCGACCTCGTCTCCGGGCTCCCGAAGACCGTCGTGATCTCGGCGGGCGAGGTGCGCAAGGCGATCGAGGAACCGGTCAACGCGATCGTCGACGCGGTCAAGACGACGCTCGACAAGTGCCCGCCCGAGCTCTCCGGTGACGTCATGGACCGGGGCATCGTTCTCACCGGGGGCGGCGCCCTGCTGCGCGGCCTCGACGAGCGGCTGCGCCGCGAGACCGGGATGCCGATCCACATCGCCGAGGACCCGCTCGACTCCGTGGCGCTCGGCTCCGGCAAGTGCGTCGAGGAGTTCGAGGCGCTCCAGCAGGTGCTGGACGCGCAGCCGCGCCGCTAG
- the folC gene encoding bifunctional tetrahydrofolate synthase/dihydrofolate synthase, producing the protein MSEQPPHDDRTDGDDEHFDRIIDAETERDPDLAVIEAGSRTLRAQAGPPQADVPARPEDPEVDRALREVETELSTRWGETKLEPSVSRIAALMDVLGEPQRSYPSIHITGTNGKTSTARMIEALLTAFDLRTGRYTSPHVQSITERISLDGAPISAERFIETYRDLKPYIEMVDSRQEYRLSFFEVLTGMAYAAFADAPADVAVVEVGMGGSWDATNVIDADVAVITPISLDHTDRLGNTPGEIAVEKSGIIKQDATVVLSQQPVDAAQVILKKAVERNATVAREGMEFGVVSRQVAVGGQLLTLRGLGGEYEEIFLPLHGAHQAHNAAVALAAVEAFFGVGSQRPEPLSGEVVRAAFAAVSSPGRLETVRKSPTVVVDAAHNPAGARVTAEAIGEAFDFSRLIGVVGVSEGKDARGLLEAFEPIMAEVVITQNTSHRAMDADALAALAVEVFGEDRVQVEPRLPEALEAAVTLAEEEGEFAGGGVLVTGSVITVGEARLLLGRKG; encoded by the coding sequence GTGAGTGAGCAGCCCCCGCACGACGACCGTACCGACGGCGACGACGAGCACTTCGACCGGATCATCGACGCCGAGACCGAGAGGGACCCGGACCTCGCGGTGATCGAGGCCGGCAGCCGTACCCTGCGCGCCCAGGCCGGGCCGCCGCAGGCCGATGTCCCCGCGCGGCCCGAGGACCCGGAGGTGGACCGGGCGCTGCGCGAGGTGGAGACGGAGCTGTCCACCCGCTGGGGCGAGACCAAGCTCGAACCCTCGGTGAGCCGGATCGCCGCGCTCATGGACGTGCTCGGCGAACCGCAGCGCTCGTACCCGTCGATCCACATCACGGGCACCAACGGCAAGACGTCCACGGCCCGCATGATCGAGGCCCTGCTCACCGCCTTCGACCTGCGCACCGGCCGCTACACCTCGCCGCACGTGCAGTCGATCACGGAGCGCATCTCGCTCGACGGCGCCCCGATCAGCGCCGAGCGCTTCATCGAGACGTACCGCGACCTCAAGCCGTACATCGAGATGGTCGACTCCCGGCAGGAGTACCGGCTCTCCTTCTTCGAGGTGCTGACCGGCATGGCCTACGCGGCCTTCGCCGACGCGCCCGCCGACGTCGCCGTCGTCGAGGTCGGCATGGGCGGCAGCTGGGACGCGACGAACGTCATCGACGCGGACGTCGCCGTCATCACCCCCATCTCCCTCGACCACACCGACCGCCTCGGCAACACGCCGGGCGAGATCGCCGTCGAGAAGTCCGGGATCATCAAGCAGGACGCGACCGTCGTCCTCTCCCAGCAGCCCGTGGACGCGGCGCAGGTCATCCTCAAGAAGGCCGTCGAGCGGAACGCGACCGTCGCCCGCGAGGGCATGGAGTTCGGGGTCGTCTCGCGCCAGGTCGCCGTGGGCGGCCAGCTCCTGACGCTGCGGGGGCTCGGCGGCGAGTACGAGGAGATCTTCCTCCCGCTGCACGGCGCCCACCAGGCGCACAACGCGGCGGTCGCGCTCGCCGCCGTCGAGGCGTTCTTCGGCGTCGGCTCGCAGCGGCCCGAGCCGCTCTCGGGCGAGGTCGTGCGCGCCGCCTTCGCGGCCGTCTCCTCGCCGGGCCGCCTGGAGACCGTGCGGAAGTCGCCGACCGTCGTCGTCGACGCGGCGCACAACCCGGCGGGCGCGCGGGTCACCGCCGAGGCGATCGGTGAGGCGTTCGACTTCTCGCGGCTCATCGGGGTCGTCGGCGTGAGCGAGGGCAAGGACGCGCGCGGGCTCCTCGAAGCCTTCGAGCCGATCATGGCCGAGGTCGTGATCACGCAGAACACGAGCCACCGGGCGATGGACGCGGACGCGCTCGCCGCGCTCGCCGTCGAGGTCTTCGGCGAGGACCGCGTCCAGGTCGAGCCCCGGCTGCCCGAGGCGCTGGAGGCGGCGGTGACGCTCGCCGAGGAGGAGGGCGAGTTCGCCGGCGGCGGCGTGCTCGTGACCGGTTCCGTCATCACGGTCGGCGAGGCCCGGCTGCTCCTGGGAAGGAAGGGCTGA